The following are from one region of the Rhodopirellula sp. P2 genome:
- the rdgB gene encoding RdgB/HAM1 family non-canonical purine NTP pyrophosphatase, protein MFDLVLGTGNAKKLIELRMMLPEETIALTALSEIDNAIEVVEDGDTFSQNAAKKATEQAKHLGRWVLAEDSGLTVDALKGEPGVHSARYAGTHGDDEANNEKLLRELAEVPLDRRGAQFNCHLCLSDPGGNVRLAESGICRGRIATQRSGGAGFGYDPLFVIPEYHRTFGELNLTVKRALSHRSRALRVFIPKLLRLVQSNSASA, encoded by the coding sequence ATGTTTGATCTCGTCCTTGGAACAGGCAACGCGAAGAAGCTCATTGAGCTTCGGATGATGCTGCCAGAAGAAACCATCGCCCTGACCGCACTGTCGGAAATCGACAACGCGATCGAGGTGGTGGAAGACGGCGACACGTTTTCACAGAACGCTGCCAAAAAAGCGACCGAGCAAGCCAAGCACCTGGGACGATGGGTGCTGGCCGAAGACAGCGGGTTGACGGTCGATGCACTGAAGGGTGAACCGGGCGTGCACTCCGCTCGCTACGCCGGAACCCACGGCGACGATGAAGCCAACAACGAAAAGTTACTGCGTGAACTGGCCGAGGTGCCGCTGGATCGCCGCGGGGCTCAGTTCAACTGCCACTTGTGCCTGTCCGATCCCGGAGGCAATGTTCGCTTGGCCGAGTCCGGCATCTGTCGCGGCCGAATCGCGACGCAGCGCAGTGGTGGCGCGGGATTTGGCTACGACCCATTGTTTGTAATCCCGGAGTACCACAGAACGTTCGGGGAATTGAACCTGACCGTGAAGCGGGCTCTCAGCCATCGCTCGCGAGCCCTGCGGGTTTTCATTCCCAAGCTGCTGCGACTGGTTCAGTCCAACTCTGCTTCGGCGTAG
- the nth gene encoding endonuclease III: MAMLKKERAAIVLERLNALYPDPPIPLDHTDDFTLLVAVLLSAQCTDKKVNEITPELFSVAGTPSTMRDLGEEGILEIIRPLGLSKQKAKALAKLSGMLIDLHKGQVPSTFEELEALPGVGHKTASVVMSQAFGFPAFPVDTHIHRLAQRWGLSSGKSVVQTERDLKQLFPESSWNKLHLQIIFYGREFCTARGCDGRVCDLCRELYPNRRKPVTWIKP; encoded by the coding sequence GTGGCGATGTTGAAAAAAGAACGTGCCGCCATCGTCCTCGAGCGTCTCAATGCGCTTTATCCTGACCCCCCGATTCCGCTGGACCACACCGACGATTTCACCTTGTTGGTCGCGGTTCTGCTGAGCGCTCAGTGCACCGATAAAAAGGTCAATGAGATCACGCCGGAGTTGTTCTCGGTCGCCGGCACGCCATCAACGATGCGCGATCTCGGCGAAGAAGGGATCCTGGAGATCATCCGGCCGCTGGGCTTGTCCAAGCAGAAAGCCAAGGCCTTGGCCAAGTTGTCTGGGATGCTGATTGATCTGCACAAAGGCCAGGTGCCCAGCACATTTGAAGAGCTGGAAGCGTTGCCTGGTGTCGGTCACAAAACGGCCAGCGTGGTGATGTCCCAAGCGTTTGGCTTCCCTGCCTTTCCGGTCGACACCCACATCCATCGGTTGGCCCAGCGTTGGGGTTTGTCCAGCGGAAAAAGCGTGGTGCAAACCGAACGCGACCTGAAGCAACTGTTCCCGGAGTCGTCCTGGAACAAGTTGCATCTGCAAATCATTTTCTACGGTCGCGAATTTTGCACCGCCCGAGGCTGTGATGGACGTGTTTGTGATCTCTGTCGGGAACTCTATCCCAACCGACGCAAGCCAGTGACCTGGATCAAACCCTGA
- a CDS encoding DUF1588 domain-containing protein, with amino-acid sequence MFPAISLLRTPLCCAVFLAVISVPTLSFSDDDPFAKWRKNYQEAIYPILDQACSECHRGADSEGFDLDQFGKAADLQKNATVWEEVAKRVRLNEMPPEGSPQLNDEQKAAVHRWFDSRPEDNECAKLANEETQAWYRGVVMSRRLTRTEYLNAIRDLVGMPVDDSLQVPSDGSGGEGFDTAGDSLFTSALHIEQYLAVSNQVIRDAMQSGGDASLASSLLNNISSEGDAREAVQQFARRAWRRPVEASEVDRLAALMKNSQESGMSVRDATADAFKAILVSPNFLFVVETESEAGGVQPLTPHQLATRLALFLWSSVPDETLMNAADADELATDEQIIAQMHRMLADERSRALGENFGLQWLGLSQFEGESKPDVNLFPNFDQRLAADMREEAVRTVWNVFRDDRPLMELIDADSIHANATLASYYGLDASEQGLTESDDSEMWKRIPLTDRRRGGVITLAAVLTRSSYGHRTSPVLRGRWVLEEVLGGRVPPPPPGVPALEEAEADHAATLREQLEIHRKNPQCAACHNRMDPIGFGLENFDAIGRWRTEQDGQAIDSSGKLPSGETFSGPEELKQLLLRRSGEFKKHFVKKLFGFALGRSLNKFDSCVVDESIEALDANDQRATVVLETIVTSYPFRNRFFKPANP; translated from the coding sequence ATGTTCCCAGCGATCTCGCTTCTCCGTACTCCACTGTGCTGCGCCGTCTTTCTGGCGGTGATCTCGGTGCCGACGCTCTCGTTTTCGGACGATGATCCGTTCGCGAAATGGCGTAAAAACTACCAAGAGGCAATCTATCCGATTTTGGATCAGGCCTGTTCGGAGTGCCACCGGGGCGCAGACTCCGAAGGTTTTGACCTGGATCAATTCGGTAAGGCAGCTGATCTTCAGAAGAACGCGACGGTTTGGGAAGAAGTCGCCAAACGAGTTCGCCTGAACGAGATGCCGCCGGAAGGCAGCCCACAGCTCAACGACGAACAAAAAGCAGCCGTCCACCGCTGGTTCGATTCGCGACCCGAAGACAACGAGTGCGCCAAACTCGCCAATGAAGAAACTCAGGCTTGGTACCGCGGCGTCGTGATGAGCCGTCGCTTGACGCGAACCGAATACCTCAACGCGATTCGTGATTTGGTTGGCATGCCAGTCGACGATTCCTTGCAGGTGCCTTCGGATGGCTCAGGCGGCGAAGGATTTGATACCGCCGGAGACTCGTTGTTCACGTCGGCATTGCACATCGAACAATACTTGGCCGTTTCCAACCAAGTCATCCGTGACGCAATGCAATCCGGCGGTGACGCTTCCCTGGCCAGCAGTTTGCTGAACAACATTTCCAGCGAAGGTGACGCACGGGAGGCGGTCCAGCAATTTGCCCGCCGAGCTTGGCGACGCCCCGTGGAAGCATCAGAAGTCGATCGCTTGGCGGCTTTGATGAAGAACTCCCAGGAATCTGGGATGTCGGTACGCGATGCGACGGCCGACGCATTCAAGGCCATCTTGGTTTCCCCGAATTTCCTGTTTGTCGTGGAAACAGAATCCGAAGCCGGTGGCGTGCAACCGTTGACGCCGCATCAACTGGCCACTCGGTTGGCTTTGTTTTTGTGGTCGTCTGTCCCCGATGAAACCTTGATGAACGCGGCCGATGCAGACGAATTGGCGACGGACGAACAGATCATCGCGCAGATGCACCGCATGCTCGCCGATGAACGCTCGCGAGCCCTCGGTGAAAACTTTGGGTTGCAATGGCTGGGGCTTTCGCAGTTCGAAGGCGAATCGAAGCCCGACGTGAACCTGTTTCCAAACTTCGACCAACGCTTGGCCGCAGACATGCGAGAAGAAGCTGTGCGAACGGTTTGGAACGTCTTTCGAGACGATCGTCCGTTGATGGAATTGATTGACGCGGACTCCATTCATGCCAATGCGACCCTGGCTTCGTACTACGGGCTGGATGCTTCCGAACAAGGGCTGACCGAATCCGACGACTCGGAGATGTGGAAACGCATTCCACTGACGGATCGTCGTCGAGGCGGTGTGATCACGCTTGCTGCTGTGCTGACTCGATCGTCGTACGGTCACCGCACCAGCCCCGTGTTGCGGGGCCGTTGGGTCCTCGAAGAAGTGTTGGGCGGACGTGTGCCACCTCCGCCACCAGGTGTTCCAGCACTCGAAGAAGCAGAAGCGGATCACGCCGCGACGCTTCGCGAACAACTGGAAATCCACCGCAAGAACCCTCAGTGTGCAGCCTGCCACAACCGCATGGATCCGATCGGATTCGGGTTGGAAAACTTTGACGCGATCGGGCGTTGGCGAACGGAACAAGACGGTCAAGCGATCGACTCCAGTGGTAAACTGCCATCGGGGGAAACGTTTTCCGGCCCCGAAGAACTGAAACAATTGCTGCTGCGACGAAGCGGTGAATTCAAGAAGCACTTCGTCAAAAAGCTATTTGGCTTCGCTCTCGGGCGATCACTCAACAAATTCGACAGTTGCGTGGTCGACGAATCGATCGAAGCATTGGATGCCAACGACCAGCGCGCCACCGTGGTGCTGGAAACCATCGTGACCAGTTACCCGTTTCGAAATCGCTTCTTCAAACCAGCCAACCCTTGA
- a CDS encoding PH domain-containing protein, which yields MNTEPAPDENEEAMGEVELASVLAVENVPAGDQALPATDASSFQSLPWEALRLHRFLGGIFIGVTVLLCLIGVVVLWFIAPSTIEVWGGAAAGIALILGWAIWIGWIYPKAAHRSASWKISEHGLEIRRGVWWRHRIVIPHSRMQHSDIEQGPLQRMYSLATLVIHTAGTKNSSIQLENLNSESAEQLRDALTSGRWDMSASLDTTVTT from the coding sequence ATGAACACCGAACCCGCACCGGATGAGAACGAAGAGGCGATGGGGGAGGTTGAACTTGCGAGTGTCCTGGCAGTCGAGAATGTGCCCGCCGGCGATCAAGCGTTGCCAGCCACGGACGCATCGAGTTTTCAGTCCTTGCCCTGGGAGGCTCTCCGGCTGCATCGATTCTTGGGTGGCATTTTCATTGGCGTGACAGTTTTGCTGTGCCTCATTGGCGTCGTGGTTTTGTGGTTCATTGCCCCCTCCACGATCGAGGTTTGGGGAGGTGCTGCGGCAGGGATCGCGTTGATTCTGGGGTGGGCGATTTGGATTGGTTGGATTTATCCCAAAGCCGCGCACCGATCCGCCTCGTGGAAAATCAGCGAACATGGATTGGAGATCCGACGGGGAGTCTGGTGGCGGCATCGAATCGTGATTCCACATTCGCGAATGCAACACAGCGACATCGAGCAAGGTCCCCTGCAACGCATGTATTCCTTGGCGACGTTGGTGATTCATACCGCAGGAACCAAGAACTCCTCGATTCAGCTTGAGAATTTAAACTCGGAAAGCGCGGAGCAGTTGCGAGATGCATTGACGAGTGGACGTTGGGACATGAGTGCGTCCCTCGATACGACGGTGACGACATGA
- a CDS encoding DoxX family protein, translated as MAKYLLSPLRLAVGWGISPRLLGTIAVVMLTLLRLTIGWHFITEGVDKYQAGNWSAKPFFANARGPFAGHFRQMVWDYDGTMRLDVDQTKVNWAYYRDQISGHYGFDEKQAAAAQNNYIKAVDQYEIVLQLNANEVQEFQLGLDRVAELDGDSVASGVSSLSGQRESVRKELSQKIAPVFDQIDAIWENYELAQNKVASPEQLLTHSAYKLTRPRLQMMDTSVIDTMVPYFDMIVGWCLLLGLFTPVAALAAACFLGSVFLSQYPPVTGPGSSNYQLIEGLACLVLAATGAGRFAGLDFFLHLIIRKFNGDDAATA; from the coding sequence GTGGCCAAGTATTTGCTTTCCCCTTTGCGTTTGGCTGTCGGATGGGGAATCTCACCCCGGCTGCTCGGAACGATCGCGGTGGTCATGCTGACCCTCCTTCGTCTCACCATCGGCTGGCACTTCATCACTGAAGGTGTCGACAAGTATCAAGCTGGAAACTGGTCCGCAAAGCCATTTTTCGCAAACGCTCGCGGACCCTTTGCTGGTCATTTTCGCCAAATGGTGTGGGACTACGACGGCACCATGCGACTGGACGTCGATCAAACCAAAGTCAACTGGGCCTACTACCGCGATCAAATCTCGGGCCACTACGGGTTCGATGAAAAGCAGGCTGCCGCGGCTCAGAACAACTACATCAAGGCCGTCGATCAGTACGAAATCGTGCTGCAGCTCAACGCCAATGAGGTCCAGGAGTTTCAACTGGGGTTGGACCGAGTCGCGGAACTCGACGGGGACTCGGTCGCATCGGGGGTCAGCTCACTGAGCGGGCAACGCGAGAGCGTTCGAAAAGAGTTGTCCCAGAAGATCGCCCCGGTCTTCGATCAGATCGATGCGATCTGGGAAAACTACGAATTAGCACAAAACAAGGTCGCCTCACCGGAACAACTGCTCACCCACAGTGCGTACAAACTGACGCGCCCACGCCTGCAAATGATGGACACCAGTGTGATCGACACAATGGTGCCGTACTTTGACATGATCGTTGGTTGGTGTCTGTTGCTCGGGTTGTTCACACCCGTGGCCGCGTTAGCCGCCGCGTGTTTTCTCGGTTCAGTTTTTCTAAGCCAGTATCCACCCGTGACCGGGCCAGGGTCGAGCAATTATCAGCTGATTGAAGGCCTGGCCTGTTTGGTTCTCGCCGCCACCGGCGCTGGCCGTTTCGCCGGCCTCGATTTCTTTCTGCATCTCATTATTCGAAAATTCAACGGCGACGACGCCGCAACTGCGTGA
- a CDS encoding serine O-acetyltransferase, whose translation MASDFRLKEQLPELTEQIVSTYTSDDSINHLGHCPLPSYTAVVDILLDFKDILYPGYKRHTNLHAGNIRYHVGGLIDSLHDQLTTQIARALRHEHRVLQNHKDCETDIDFEAKGQAMAIEMLKRIVKLRHVLATDVQAAHDGDPACQTTDEVVFCYPGFEAITVYRIAHELVQLNVPFIPRMMTEWAHKETGIDIHPGATIGEYFFIDHGTGVVIGETCHIGKHVKLYQGVTLGALSFPTDADGQLIRGQKRHPTIEDDVVVYANATILGGRTVIGRESVIGSSVWITRSVSPGTTVVLEKPQLKVRGSDEPADELRPEVNYQI comes from the coding sequence GTGGCATCCGATTTTCGGCTGAAAGAGCAGTTACCTGAGCTGACCGAGCAAATCGTCAGCACTTACACCTCCGATGATTCGATCAATCATCTGGGGCACTGCCCTTTGCCTAGCTACACCGCCGTCGTTGACATCCTGCTTGATTTCAAGGACATCTTGTACCCGGGGTACAAGCGGCACACGAATTTGCACGCCGGCAACATCCGCTATCACGTTGGCGGTTTGATTGATTCCTTGCACGATCAACTGACAACCCAGATCGCTCGCGCTTTACGGCACGAGCACCGGGTGCTTCAGAATCACAAGGATTGCGAAACGGACATTGACTTCGAAGCCAAGGGCCAAGCCATGGCGATCGAGATGCTCAAACGCATTGTCAAGCTTCGGCATGTGCTCGCCACGGATGTGCAAGCCGCACACGACGGCGACCCGGCCTGTCAAACAACCGATGAAGTCGTCTTTTGCTACCCCGGTTTTGAAGCGATCACGGTTTACCGAATCGCTCATGAGCTGGTGCAGTTGAACGTGCCCTTCATTCCTCGAATGATGACGGAATGGGCGCACAAAGAAACCGGCATCGACATTCACCCCGGTGCCACGATCGGTGAGTACTTCTTCATCGACCACGGAACCGGCGTGGTGATCGGTGAGACGTGCCACATCGGAAAGCACGTCAAGCTTTACCAGGGGGTCACGCTGGGTGCATTGAGCTTCCCAACCGACGCGGACGGACAGTTGATCCGTGGCCAGAAACGACACCCAACGATCGAAGACGATGTGGTGGTGTATGCCAACGCCACGATCCTCGGTGGTCGCACGGTGATCGGTCGCGAATCGGTGATTGGATCCAGCGTTTGGATCACGCGCAGTGTCTCGCCCGGCACAACCGTGGTGCTTGAAAAGCCGCAATTGAAAGTCCGCGGATCCGACGAACCCGCCGATGAGTTGCGTCCCGAAGTGAACTACCAAATCTGA
- the queD gene encoding 6-carboxytetrahydropterin synthase QueD, whose amino-acid sequence MRRFTFCAGHRLVGHEGKCQSLHGHNYVLEVYVTGKKQDAVGRILDFKQLKARCKDWIDENWDHTFVLWKNDQNGLDAIRSSQPHRIYELDSNPTAENMAKHFLEQVCPKILGDSGATAYKVRLWESEETYAEAELD is encoded by the coding sequence ATGCGCCGCTTCACATTTTGTGCCGGGCACCGATTGGTGGGGCACGAGGGGAAATGTCAGAGTTTGCACGGTCACAACTACGTGCTGGAAGTCTACGTGACCGGCAAAAAGCAGGATGCGGTGGGCCGGATCCTCGATTTCAAGCAACTGAAGGCTCGCTGCAAGGATTGGATCGACGAAAACTGGGACCACACATTCGTGTTGTGGAAAAACGACCAGAACGGGTTGGACGCGATCCGCAGTTCGCAGCCGCACCGAATTTACGAGCTGGACAGCAACCCCACGGCCGAAAACATGGCCAAGCACTTCCTGGAACAAGTCTGTCCCAAAATCCTGGGTGACTCCGGTGCGACCGCGTACAAGGTCCGCCTTTGGGAGAGCGAAGAAACCTACGCCGAAGCAGAGTTGGACTGA
- a CDS encoding DUF1552 domain-containing protein, translating to MQTPIPRRRFLRGSGAVLGLPWMASMAETMAGPRPEDSTSSSRSSDEPQPPLRSAFLYFPNGVWEKDWVPDSEGADYELSPSLEPLADLKDDFLVLSGLDKKHSHGGDGHYAKTANYLTGMPVAKTTGKDISSGGVSIDQLIAAKVGDQTPLPSLELGIDPVISGIDSNVGYTRLYGSHISWQSPTRPVAKAINPRVVYERLFGKRMKTRTPEARSYQNLLDYVLEDAHRVRAKLSRDDQFKMDEYLDSVREVEKRIEFAPRDQSHRERYEAERDRIADGHALEIPETGTPGDFRQHIDLMLDMMVLAFQTDSTRVASFMFANDVSGRSFSFLDGVNGGHHELSHHENKEEKIAQYQLINRWHTEQFGRMLRKMKAIQEGESTLLDNSMIMFGSSFSDGNRHDPDNLPLLLAGRGGGTIQPGRHIAAKGQVPVCNLYLSMAKRYGLDLERFGDSEAEMTELAGA from the coding sequence ATGCAAACCCCCATTCCTCGTCGTCGTTTTTTGCGTGGCAGCGGAGCCGTGCTGGGACTGCCTTGGATGGCTTCCATGGCGGAAACCATGGCTGGCCCCCGCCCCGAAGACTCGACTTCATCGAGCCGTTCAAGCGACGAACCTCAGCCGCCGCTCCGCTCTGCATTTCTGTACTTCCCCAACGGTGTTTGGGAAAAGGACTGGGTGCCTGATTCCGAAGGCGCTGACTACGAATTGTCGCCCTCTTTGGAACCGCTGGCGGATCTCAAGGACGACTTCCTCGTGCTATCGGGGCTCGACAAAAAGCACTCCCACGGCGGCGATGGCCACTACGCCAAAACAGCCAACTACCTGACCGGCATGCCAGTCGCCAAAACGACCGGAAAGGACATCAGCAGTGGTGGTGTTTCCATCGACCAGTTGATCGCGGCGAAAGTCGGTGATCAGACACCGCTGCCTTCGTTGGAATTGGGCATCGACCCGGTGATCAGCGGCATCGACAGCAACGTCGGTTACACCCGATTGTATGGTTCGCATATCTCTTGGCAGTCACCGACTCGCCCCGTTGCGAAAGCCATCAACCCACGAGTCGTCTACGAGCGTTTGTTTGGCAAGCGAATGAAGACGCGCACACCGGAAGCTCGCTCCTACCAGAACCTTCTGGACTATGTTCTGGAGGATGCCCACCGCGTTCGTGCCAAACTCAGTCGCGACGATCAATTCAAGATGGACGAGTACCTGGACTCCGTCCGCGAAGTCGAAAAGCGGATTGAATTCGCGCCCCGCGACCAAAGCCACCGGGAACGCTACGAAGCGGAACGCGATCGCATCGCTGACGGTCACGCGTTGGAGATTCCCGAAACCGGAACTCCGGGCGACTTCCGCCAGCACATCGATCTGATGCTGGACATGATGGTGCTCGCATTCCAAACCGATTCGACTCGCGTCGCATCGTTCATGTTCGCCAACGACGTGTCAGGCCGTTCGTTCAGCTTCCTTGACGGAGTCAATGGCGGGCACCATGAGCTATCTCATCACGAGAACAAAGAAGAAAAGATCGCTCAGTACCAACTCATCAACCGCTGGCACACGGAGCAATTCGGCCGCATGTTGCGAAAGATGAAAGCGATCCAGGAAGGCGAATCGACGCTGCTCGACAACAGCATGATCATGTTCGGCAGCAGCTTCTCCGACGGCAACCGCCATGACCCTGACAACCTGCCATTGTTGCTGGCCGGTCGCGGCGGCGGCACGATCCAGCCCGGTCGTCACATCGCTGCCAAAGGCCAAGTCCCCGTCTGCAACTTGTATCTCTCGATGGCCAAACGCTACGGATTGGACCTCGAACGATTCGGCGACAGCGAAGCAGAGATGACCGAATTGGCAGGTGCCTGA
- a CDS encoding flagellar basal body P-ring protein FlgI, whose product MNATTALHRCRFGLVWITLSLTAAGGCTSFWKLGKQDEVDNPQLAKLLRVPEPPDLVREAAIPHGMQSVPVTGVAIVNALPDTGGPALPSGFRDMLLEEMKRKEIPNPNEFLERNDTALVQVRGNIPPGARRGDVLDLQVLTPPKTEATDLHGGWLLDTRMRHQKVLDSSVRSSEVLAVATGPILTRADHEGEKDEALQVQGSILSGGVVQNDRKIGLVLRPDFQHVKMSAAIAQAINNRFYFFDGSTRRGIAEPIEDDFIQLDVHPRYRNNVARLMAVVRAIGVAPESSSTQVRLTKLGERMKQPSKAADAALQLEGLGEPAIPTLLEAVQSSNPELRFYAAEALAYLDRDEAIDPLIAAIRAEPAFRAPALKALEDMEHHNVVEGLQRLMDSPSLETRYGGFCKLRNREDGKQKLAGQNLRGTYRLYQVPSSVKPAVVVSLRRKPEIVLFGDVQPLQIETFFLGPSGIMIRSVPDTGQLRISRFQAGKDDAFAEVDNSLAAVLEGLTEVGGGYGDAVSLLRMAKTKGILPDQLAFDPLPKNLRTYYRNEGSGVDESDEDSKGFAADSESESKGDSSGV is encoded by the coding sequence ATGAACGCAACTACCGCTCTCCATCGCTGCCGATTCGGGTTGGTGTGGATCACGTTGTCTTTGACCGCCGCTGGCGGATGCACTTCGTTTTGGAAACTTGGCAAGCAGGATGAGGTCGACAATCCTCAATTGGCCAAATTGCTGAGGGTCCCTGAGCCGCCGGATTTGGTCCGAGAAGCAGCCATCCCTCATGGCATGCAGAGCGTCCCTGTCACGGGAGTTGCGATCGTCAATGCGTTGCCCGACACAGGCGGTCCCGCACTGCCCTCGGGGTTTCGCGACATGCTGCTCGAGGAAATGAAACGCAAAGAGATTCCGAATCCAAACGAGTTCTTGGAACGCAACGACACGGCGTTGGTCCAGGTTCGTGGCAACATTCCTCCCGGGGCACGCCGGGGCGATGTGTTGGATTTGCAGGTTTTGACCCCACCGAAAACCGAGGCGACGGACTTGCACGGCGGTTGGTTGCTTGACACTCGCATGCGGCACCAGAAGGTGCTCGACAGTTCGGTTCGAAGCAGTGAAGTCTTGGCGGTCGCGACCGGGCCCATTCTGACACGTGCCGATCATGAAGGCGAAAAGGACGAAGCCCTGCAAGTGCAAGGTTCGATCTTGTCCGGCGGAGTCGTGCAAAATGATCGCAAGATTGGGTTGGTGCTTCGTCCTGATTTTCAACACGTCAAAATGTCCGCGGCGATTGCGCAGGCCATCAACAATCGATTCTACTTCTTCGATGGCTCAACGCGGCGTGGGATTGCGGAACCGATCGAAGACGACTTCATTCAATTGGATGTTCATCCACGTTACCGAAACAACGTGGCTCGTTTGATGGCCGTGGTCCGAGCCATTGGTGTGGCGCCCGAATCCTCCAGCACCCAAGTTCGCCTGACCAAACTGGGCGAGCGAATGAAACAGCCATCCAAAGCCGCGGACGCTGCGTTGCAGTTGGAAGGATTGGGGGAACCCGCGATTCCGACCTTGTTGGAAGCGGTCCAGTCGTCCAATCCCGAATTGCGGTTCTATGCCGCCGAGGCTCTGGCGTACTTGGATCGGGACGAAGCCATCGACCCTCTGATTGCCGCCATCCGAGCGGAGCCCGCCTTCCGTGCTCCCGCTTTGAAAGCACTGGAGGACATGGAACATCACAACGTGGTCGAAGGTCTGCAGCGATTGATGGATTCACCCAGCTTGGAAACCCGCTACGGGGGATTCTGCAAACTGAGAAATCGCGAAGACGGCAAGCAGAAACTGGCTGGGCAGAACCTCCGGGGAACCTACCGTTTGTATCAAGTCCCGTCGTCGGTGAAGCCTGCCGTTGTGGTCTCGCTGCGTCGCAAGCCAGAAATCGTGTTGTTCGGCGATGTCCAACCGCTGCAGATCGAAACCTTCTTTTTGGGCCCCTCGGGCATCATGATTCGGTCCGTTCCTGATACGGGGCAACTTCGCATCAGCCGCTTCCAAGCTGGCAAGGACGATGCCTTTGCGGAAGTAGACAACTCGCTCGCTGCCGTGCTGGAAGGTTTGACCGAGGTGGGCGGTGGCTATGGCGACGCTGTCTCGCTGTTGAGGATGGCGAAAACGAAGGGCATCTTGCCTGACCAGTTGGCGTTCGATCCTCTGCCGAAGAACTTGCGGACCTACTACCGCAACGAAGGCTCGGGGGTGGACGAGTCGGACGAAGACAGCAAAGGATTCGCTGCTGATTCCGAGAGTGAGTCCAAGGGCGATTCCAGCGGCGTCTGA